The following are encoded in a window of Polynucleobacter sp. AP-Kolm-20A-A1 genomic DNA:
- a CDS encoding ATP-binding cassette domain-containing protein, which produces MMKKSLIPLLIAIAGLFVLPLFIHNPYYIHLVETILIYTILLFGLDIVVGYVGQVSLGHAALFGIGSYTAGVLYFHFGLPIWVNIPAAIIVTAIFGGILALPALKVIGPYLAMVTLAFGTIAQILINEMTWLTEGPLGIKIPKPELMGVPMTKAEYFWLVSVILILSMIVVDRFVKSQIGRAFEALRDSPIACDCMGVSVYRFKVIAFVISAAFAGLAGCLYAYSEQYISPNTYNNELAVLFLLGIIMGGRKSRLGAVIGAAIIVLLPKLLDDIFLFRIVASIIALVVVAGAAMALSKKVTTPRRVAVPIAGVVGLAAFSFWLNSISDWRLSIFGFMILLVVYYLQNGIVGFAKSFYQSIVGKAKTTRGGDAEAVDDSISFISAVSNTNTGAELLKVDSVLMQFGGLKALNNVDLSIKRGTIHGLIGPNGSGKSTMMNVLTGIYVPTAGNVLYAGESVVGKTSSDIALSGIARTFQNVQLFGEMTAIQNILVGLHHTFKSNMVEIALNLPRYKREEAEAHARAMALLKFVGLDDLANEEARNLPYGKQRLLEIARALALDPELLLLDEPAAGLTAPDIKELLRIIRKIRDSGITFILIEHHMDVVMSVCDTVSVLDFGQKIAEGKPAEVQADEKVIHAYLGT; this is translated from the coding sequence TTGCGGGGCTCTTTGTATTGCCCCTCTTTATTCACAATCCTTATTACATTCACTTGGTTGAAACCATTCTGATCTACACCATTCTGTTATTTGGTTTGGACATCGTGGTGGGTTATGTAGGTCAGGTTTCTTTAGGGCACGCAGCCCTATTTGGAATTGGTTCGTACACCGCTGGCGTTTTGTACTTCCACTTTGGATTGCCAATTTGGGTCAATATTCCGGCAGCTATTATTGTTACGGCAATCTTTGGCGGTATCTTGGCTTTGCCTGCTTTGAAGGTAATCGGACCATACCTGGCGATGGTGACTTTGGCATTTGGCACGATCGCACAGATTCTCATTAATGAGATGACTTGGTTGACTGAAGGCCCATTGGGCATCAAGATTCCAAAGCCTGAGTTGATGGGTGTTCCGATGACCAAGGCGGAGTACTTCTGGCTGGTTTCCGTTATCTTGATTCTTTCCATGATCGTTGTAGACCGTTTTGTAAAGTCACAAATTGGTCGCGCCTTTGAAGCCTTGCGTGATAGCCCGATTGCCTGTGACTGTATGGGCGTTTCCGTATATCGCTTTAAGGTGATCGCATTTGTGATCAGCGCTGCTTTTGCAGGTTTGGCTGGTTGCTTGTACGCCTACTCAGAGCAATATATTTCACCAAATACTTACAACAACGAACTTGCTGTTTTGTTCTTGCTCGGCATCATCATGGGTGGACGTAAGTCTCGCCTTGGTGCAGTCATTGGCGCCGCCATCATCGTATTGTTACCTAAGCTCTTGGACGATATTTTCTTGTTCCGTATTGTTGCTTCGATCATTGCGCTCGTAGTAGTAGCAGGTGCTGCAATGGCCTTGTCTAAGAAGGTGACTACTCCACGTCGTGTAGCGGTACCTATCGCTGGTGTGGTTGGTTTAGCTGCGTTCTCATTCTGGCTCAACAGCATCTCTGACTGGCGCTTGAGTATTTTCGGCTTCATGATTTTGTTGGTGGTGTACTACTTGCAAAACGGTATCGTTGGTTTTGCGAAAAGCTTCTACCAGTCAATTGTTGGTAAAGCTAAAACTACCCGCGGTGGTGATGCTGAAGCGGTGGATGATTCCATTAGCTTTATTAGCGCCGTTTCAAATACCAATACTGGCGCTGAGCTCTTGAAAGTTGACTCTGTATTGATGCAGTTCGGTGGCTTGAAGGCATTGAACAATGTTGATCTCAGTATCAAGCGCGGCACTATTCATGGTCTGATCGGCCCTAACGGTTCCGGTAAGAGCACGATGATGAACGTGTTGACGGGTATTTATGTGCCTACGGCAGGTAACGTGCTGTACGCTGGCGAAAGCGTTGTTGGTAAGACGTCTTCAGACATCGCTTTATCTGGTATTGCACGTACCTTCCAAAACGTTCAGCTTTTCGGTGAAATGACTGCTATCCAAAATATTTTGGTTGGTTTGCATCACACCTTCAAGTCAAACATGGTGGAAATTGCCTTGAATCTGCCACGCTATAAGCGTGAAGAGGCTGAAGCTCATGCTCGCGCAATGGCGCTCCTCAAGTTCGTTGGTTTGGATGACTTGGCGAATGAAGAAGCGCGCAACTTGCCATATGGTAAGCAGCGTTTGCTCGAGATTGCCCGTGCCTTGGCATTGGATCCTGAGTTGCTCTTGTTGGATGAGCCAGCAGCAGGCTTGACAGCTCCCGACATTAAAGAACTCTTGCGCATTATTCGTAAGATCCGCGATAGCGGTATTACCTTTATCCTGATTGAGCATCACATGGATGTGGTGATGTCAGTTTGCGATACCGTTTCTGTATTGGACTTCGGTCAGAAGATTGCAGAAGGTAAACCAGCTGAAGTTCAGGCAGACGAGAAGGTGATTCATGCCTACTTGGGTACTTAA